In the genome of Streptomyces racemochromogenes, one region contains:
- a CDS encoding glycosyltransferase: MGLLIAACASLAAWLWLTFAQGMFWRTDVRLPPRTAPARWPSVAIVVPARDEAGVLPLSLPSLLAQDYPGEARIVLVDDGSTDGTAELARRLAAEQPGLPLTVVSPGDPPPGWTGKLWALRHGIGEARAAAAGGPEYLLLTDADIAHEPDSLRELVAAASSAGLDLVSQMARLRVAGFWERLVVPAFVYFFAQLYPFRRINRPASRTAAAAGGCVLLRTDAAVRAGIPDSIRQAVIDDVSLARAVQRSGGRIWLGLAERVDSVRPYPALGDLWRMVSRSAYAQLRHQPLLLAGTVAGLALVYLVPPAALFAGLAGGHAAGSAAAAWAGGLAWLLMTGTYLPMLRYYRLPAAFAPLLPLTALLYLLMTVDSAVQHYRGRGAAWKGRTYARPSDA, translated from the coding sequence ATGGGCCTCCTCATCGCCGCCTGCGCGTCCCTCGCCGCCTGGCTCTGGCTGACCTTCGCCCAGGGCATGTTCTGGCGCACCGACGTCCGCCTCCCCCCGCGCACCGCCCCCGCCCGCTGGCCTTCCGTCGCCATCGTGGTCCCGGCCCGGGACGAGGCCGGGGTGCTCCCGCTGAGCCTGCCCTCGCTCCTCGCGCAGGACTATCCCGGCGAGGCGCGGATCGTCCTGGTCGACGACGGCAGCACGGACGGCACGGCCGAGCTCGCCCGCCGCCTGGCCGCCGAGCAGCCCGGCCTCCCCCTCACCGTGGTCTCCCCCGGGGACCCACCGCCCGGCTGGACCGGCAAGCTCTGGGCGCTGCGGCACGGCATCGGCGAGGCCCGCGCCGCCGCGGCCGGGGGGCCCGAGTACCTGCTGCTCACCGACGCCGACATCGCGCACGAGCCCGACAGCCTGCGCGAGCTGGTCGCCGCCGCGAGCAGCGCCGGCCTCGACCTCGTCTCCCAGATGGCCCGGCTGCGGGTGGCCGGTTTCTGGGAGCGGCTCGTCGTGCCCGCCTTCGTGTACTTCTTCGCGCAGCTGTACCCCTTCCGCCGGATCAACCGCCCCGCCTCCCGGACCGCCGCGGCGGCCGGCGGCTGCGTGCTGCTGCGGACCGACGCGGCCGTGCGGGCGGGGATCCCGGACTCGATCCGGCAGGCCGTCATCGACGACGTCTCGCTCGCCCGGGCCGTCCAGCGCTCGGGCGGGCGGATCTGGCTGGGGCTGGCGGAGCGGGTGGACAGCGTGCGCCCGTACCCCGCCCTCGGGGACCTGTGGCGGATGGTGTCGCGCAGCGCGTACGCCCAACTCCGCCACCAGCCGCTGCTGCTGGCCGGGACGGTGGCGGGGCTGGCGCTGGTGTACCTGGTCCCGCCGGCGGCCCTGTTCGCGGGGCTGGCGGGCGGGCACGCGGCCGGGAGCGCCGCCGCGGCCTGGGCCGGGGGGCTCGCCTGGCTGCTGATGACCGGGACCTACCTGCCGATGCTGCGCTACTACCGGCTGCCGGCCGCGTTCGCCCCGCTGCTGCCGCTGACCGCGCTGCTCTACCTGCTGATGACGGTCGACTCGGCCGTCCAGCACTACCGGGGGCGCGGGGCCGCCTGGAAGGGCCGTACCTATGCCCGTCCCAGCGACGCCTGA
- a CDS encoding NUDIX hydrolase has translation MTTPEYIREIRESGAGHRLLLLPGVTAVVVDDLGRLLLGRRADTGKWSLVGGIAEPGEQPAGTAVREVYEETAVRCVPERVVLVQMLAPVTYPNGDVCQFQDITFRCRATGGEPRSADGELLEAAWFTPDALPPLEPFALDRIRRALTDGPAWFEPA, from the coding sequence ATGACCACACCCGAGTACATCCGCGAGATCAGGGAGAGCGGCGCCGGCCACCGGCTGCTCCTGCTGCCCGGCGTCACCGCCGTCGTCGTCGACGACCTGGGCCGGCTGCTCCTCGGGCGGCGGGCCGACACCGGGAAGTGGTCCCTGGTCGGCGGGATCGCCGAGCCGGGGGAGCAGCCCGCGGGGACGGCGGTGCGCGAGGTGTACGAGGAGACGGCCGTGCGGTGCGTCCCCGAGCGGGTGGTCCTCGTCCAGATGCTCGCACCGGTCACCTACCCGAACGGCGACGTCTGCCAGTTCCAGGACATCACCTTCCGCTGCCGCGCCACCGGCGGCGAGCCCCGCTCCGCCGACGGGGAACTGCTGGAGGCGGCCTGGTTCACACCGGACGCCCTGCCCCCGCTGGAACCTTTCGCCCTGGACCGCATCCGCCGCGCCCTGACGGACGGGCCGGCCTGGTTCGAACCCGCCTGA
- a CDS encoding Rv1733c family protein produces MRTAMGVWRWRRNPLRRPTDLFEAWVAFAALVCVLLVAPAVGWVAGLQVDGTLQRAAREQRHERYLVPAVVVRPAPGAADPSAQRQAPERTRIVAAWTAPDGSSHQGTVPAAEEPPRAGDRFRIWTDTRGRLVGQPLDPTAASFHAGAAGLAAALTAAALAETVRRLVVRRLMHRRYTLLDRAWAAAGPDWGRAGAGS; encoded by the coding sequence GTGCGGACAGCAATGGGTGTGTGGCGTTGGCGGCGCAATCCGCTGCGCAGGCCGACCGATCTCTTCGAGGCGTGGGTGGCCTTCGCCGCGCTGGTGTGCGTGCTGCTGGTGGCTCCGGCCGTCGGCTGGGTGGCGGGCCTCCAGGTGGACGGGACCTTGCAGCGGGCCGCGCGCGAGCAGCGGCACGAGCGGTACCTGGTCCCGGCGGTGGTGGTGCGGCCCGCGCCGGGCGCGGCCGACCCGTCGGCGCAGCGGCAGGCGCCCGAGCGGACGAGGATCGTGGCCGCCTGGACCGCGCCCGACGGCAGCAGCCACCAGGGCACGGTCCCGGCGGCGGAGGAACCACCGCGGGCGGGCGACCGGTTCCGGATATGGACCGACACCCGGGGCCGGCTGGTGGGGCAGCCGCTCGATCCCACCGCCGCCTCCTTCCACGCGGGCGCCGCGGGTCTGGCCGCCGCGCTCACCGCGGCCGCGCTGGCGGAGACGGTCCGGCGGCTGGTCGTACGCCGGCTCATGCATCGGCGGTACACGCTTCTGGACCGGGCGTGGGCGGCGGCGGGACCGGACTGGGGCCGGGCGGGCGCGGGCAGTTGA
- a CDS encoding trypsin-like serine peptidase: MIPRTLPRPAGRPRSRARARRAARVLLALTSTAALLSLDLPEAQALPPLGVTVRAGDDATAARVGALFAGGTDGGHFCTASVVRSAGRDVIATAAHCLGHPEGTVFAPGYRDGGAPYGLWRVTGVFTAPAWTEGEDPDADIAFATVAPADGAVTGKVEDAVGGFPVATGQPGDVTVTVVGYPSTEEAPLRCANATSLFSATQRRIDCPALSGGTSGSPWLAGGALAGVLGGHEGGGTVPDVSYSAVMGTTALDLYREAAG; this comes from the coding sequence ATGATCCCTCGCACCCTCCCCCGACCGGCCGGCCGCCCCCGCTCCCGTGCCCGCGCCCGGCGGGCGGCGCGGGTCCTGCTCGCGCTGACTTCGACGGCCGCCCTGCTGAGCCTGGACCTCCCCGAGGCGCAGGCGCTGCCGCCGCTCGGCGTGACCGTGCGCGCCGGCGACGACGCCACGGCGGCCCGGGTGGGCGCCCTGTTCGCGGGCGGCACGGACGGCGGGCACTTCTGCACGGCCTCCGTGGTGCGCAGCGCCGGCCGTGACGTGATCGCCACCGCCGCGCACTGCCTGGGTCACCCGGAGGGGACGGTCTTCGCGCCGGGCTACCGGGACGGCGGGGCCCCGTACGGGCTGTGGCGGGTGACCGGCGTGTTCACGGCCCCGGCGTGGACCGAGGGGGAGGACCCGGACGCGGACATCGCCTTCGCGACGGTCGCCCCGGCGGACGGCGCGGTGACGGGGAAGGTGGAGGACGCGGTCGGCGGCTTCCCGGTGGCCACCGGGCAGCCGGGGGACGTGACCGTGACCGTCGTCGGCTACCCGAGCACCGAGGAGGCCCCGCTGCGCTGCGCGAACGCGACGAGCCTGTTCTCCGCCACGCAGCGCCGGATCGACTGCCCCGCCCTCAGCGGCGGTACGAGCGGCAGCCCCTGGCTGGCGGGCGGCGCGCTGGCCGGGGTCCTGGGCGGCCACGAGGGCGGCGGCACGGTCCCGGACGTCTCCTACAGCGCGGTCATGGGCACCACGGCCCTGGACCTGTACCGCGAGGCGGCCGGCTAG
- a CDS encoding glutamate racemase codes for MKIALMDSGIGLLAAAAATRRLRPDADLVLSSDPDGMPWGPRTPAGITERARAVARAAAALAPDALIVACNTASVHALAALRAELEPGIPVIGTVPAIKPAAAAGGRVAIWATPATTGSPYQRGLIRDFAAGARVTEVPCPGLADAVEHGDEEAVARTVAAAAALTPADVTDVVLGCTHYELVEESIRAALAARTGGVELVYHGSAEAVAVQALRRIGLEPAPDLPRTGGLTVLHSGRTSTLPDAALGYAEGRLLADRQQAHQH; via the coding sequence GTGAAGATCGCGCTCATGGACTCGGGAATCGGCCTCCTCGCTGCGGCCGCCGCGACGCGTCGGCTGCGGCCCGACGCCGATCTGGTGCTGTCCTCCGACCCCGACGGGATGCCCTGGGGGCCCCGTACGCCCGCCGGCATCACCGAGCGCGCCCGCGCCGTGGCCCGGGCCGCCGCCGCGCTCGCCCCGGACGCGCTGATCGTGGCCTGCAACACCGCCTCCGTGCACGCCCTCGCCGCCCTGCGCGCCGAGCTGGAGCCCGGCATCCCCGTCATCGGCACCGTCCCGGCGATCAAGCCCGCCGCGGCCGCCGGCGGACGGGTCGCCATCTGGGCCACCCCCGCCACCACCGGCAGCCCGTACCAGCGCGGGCTGATCCGCGACTTCGCCGCCGGGGCCCGCGTCACCGAGGTGCCCTGCCCCGGGCTCGCCGACGCCGTCGAGCACGGCGACGAGGAGGCCGTCGCCCGCACCGTCGCCGCCGCCGCGGCGCTCACCCCGGCCGACGTCACGGACGTGGTGCTCGGCTGCACCCACTACGAACTCGTCGAGGAGTCCATCCGGGCCGCCCTCGCAGCCCGTACCGGGGGAGTGGAGCTCGTCTACCACGGCTCCGCCGAGGCCGTCGCCGTGCAGGCGCTGCGCCGCATCGGCCTCGAACCCGCGCCGGACCTGCCCCGCACCGGCGGCCTGACGGTGCTGCACAGCGGCCGGACCTCCACGCTGCCCGACGCCGCCCTCGGCTACGCCGAAGGCCGCCTGCTCGCGGACCGGCAGCAGGCCCACCAGCACTGA
- the lnt gene encoding apolipoprotein N-acyltransferase has product MSSSVTRAAESEPSQPAGRTAAVAPSEAAAEAGASPRREEHKAAWLVRSALAGAAGVLLYLSFPPRPLWWLAPFALALLAGCLRGRRARAGFGLGFLFGLGFLLPLLVWTSEGVGPVPWIALVTLESLLIGLTCLGIALVGRLPGWPLWAAAVWTAGEALRARAPFGGFSWGKLAFGQADGVFTPLAAVGGTPLLSFGVALCGFGLYEVLRTSRRDPRRGAAALAALAVAAPVGAGLAARPLVSDAAEDGTAVAAVIQGNVPRAGFDFNAQRRQVLDNHANRTVQLAEDVKAGRAAKPDFVLWPENSSDIDPFTQPDAHAVIDNAVKTIGVPTAIGSVLAPETGPLRNTMILWDPVKGPTDTYDKRKIQPFGERIPMRSFVRLFSSDVDRVRRDFGPGKEPGVFDMAGTGVGMVTCYEAAFDDAVRSTVRAGAQVIAVPSNNATFGRTQMTYQQLAMDRIRAVEHSRTVLVPVTSGVSAVIQPDGKVTRQTEMFTADALVAEIPLRSGQTPATRLGPLPEYALLLVAAGGLGWSLTRRVRARRAA; this is encoded by the coding sequence ATGAGCAGCAGTGTCACCCGCGCCGCCGAGAGCGAGCCCTCGCAGCCCGCCGGACGGACCGCGGCCGTCGCCCCCTCCGAAGCCGCAGCCGAAGCCGGCGCCTCCCCGCGCCGGGAGGAGCACAAGGCCGCCTGGCTGGTGCGCTCCGCCCTGGCCGGAGCCGCCGGAGTGCTGCTCTACCTCAGCTTCCCGCCCCGCCCCCTGTGGTGGCTGGCCCCCTTCGCCCTCGCCCTGCTCGCCGGCTGCCTGCGCGGCCGCCGCGCCCGGGCCGGCTTCGGCCTCGGCTTCCTCTTCGGGCTCGGCTTCCTGCTGCCGCTCCTCGTGTGGACCAGCGAGGGCGTCGGCCCGGTCCCCTGGATCGCCCTCGTCACCCTCGAATCCCTCCTCATCGGCCTCACCTGCCTCGGCATCGCCCTCGTCGGCCGGCTGCCCGGATGGCCCCTGTGGGCCGCCGCCGTCTGGACCGCGGGCGAGGCCCTGCGCGCCCGGGCCCCCTTCGGCGGCTTCTCCTGGGGCAAGCTCGCCTTCGGCCAGGCCGACGGCGTCTTCACCCCGCTCGCCGCCGTCGGCGGCACCCCGCTGCTCTCCTTCGGCGTCGCCCTGTGCGGCTTCGGCCTGTACGAGGTCCTGCGCACCTCCCGCCGCGACCCCCGGCGCGGCGCCGCCGCCCTCGCCGCGCTCGCCGTCGCCGCCCCCGTCGGCGCGGGCCTCGCGGCCCGCCCGCTGGTCTCCGACGCCGCCGAGGACGGCACGGCCGTCGCCGCCGTCATCCAGGGCAACGTGCCGCGCGCCGGCTTCGACTTCAACGCCCAGCGCCGTCAGGTCCTCGACAACCACGCGAACCGCACCGTCCAGCTCGCCGAGGACGTCAAGGCCGGCCGCGCCGCCAAGCCGGACTTCGTCCTGTGGCCGGAGAACTCCTCCGACATCGACCCGTTCACCCAGCCCGACGCCCACGCCGTCATCGACAACGCCGTCAAGACCATCGGCGTACCCACCGCGATCGGCTCCGTCCTCGCCCCCGAGACCGGGCCGCTGCGCAACACCATGATCCTCTGGGACCCGGTCAAGGGCCCCACGGACACCTACGACAAGCGCAAGATCCAGCCCTTCGGCGAGCGCATCCCGATGCGCTCCTTCGTCCGGCTCTTCAGCTCCGACGTGGACCGCGTCCGCCGCGACTTCGGACCCGGCAAGGAGCCCGGCGTCTTCGACATGGCCGGCACCGGCGTCGGCATGGTCACCTGCTACGAGGCCGCCTTCGACGACGCCGTCCGCTCCACCGTCCGGGCCGGCGCCCAGGTCATCGCCGTGCCCAGCAACAACGCCACCTTCGGCCGGACCCAGATGACCTACCAGCAGCTGGCCATGGACCGCATCCGCGCCGTCGAGCACAGCCGCACCGTCCTCGTCCCCGTCACCAGCGGCGTCAGCGCCGTCATCCAGCCCGACGGCAAGGTCACCCGGCAGACCGAGATGTTCACCGCCGACGCCCTCGTCGCCGAGATCCCGCTGCGCTCCGGGCAGACCCCGGCCACCCGCCTGGGCCCGCTCCCCGAATACGCGCTGCTCCTCGTCGCGGCCGGCGGCCTCGGCTGGTCGCTGACCCGCCGGGTTCGCGCCCGCCGGGCCGCATGA
- a CDS encoding DUF6643 family protein — MTSPRSTYGGGYYSAPSFPDTPIYDSLVAERGTPQIAPIRVPAAYESPSAGYSSGGFLPALPSSMPALPPAAPQLPAPSYGYGYPQQPAPQPQQMPVPLQHAPAPYIPQQQVAARAGYVPQPQPQQPRPAAMGTGYEAMRPAAPRPMAPMAPMAPMAPVAPMTPTMAPTMAPVASAAGVPSYEDPYGRQYQQRAY, encoded by the coding sequence ATGACCTCCCCCCGCTCCACTTATGGCGGCGGTTACTACTCCGCGCCCTCCTTCCCGGACACCCCCATCTACGACTCCCTCGTGGCCGAGCGGGGTACTCCGCAGATCGCCCCGATCCGCGTTCCGGCCGCCTACGAATCCCCCAGTGCCGGTTACTCGAGCGGTGGTTTCCTGCCGGCCCTGCCCTCCTCCATGCCCGCCCTGCCGCCCGCCGCACCGCAGCTGCCGGCGCCCTCGTACGGCTACGGGTATCCGCAGCAGCCCGCTCCGCAACCGCAGCAGATGCCGGTTCCGCTTCAGCACGCGCCCGCCCCGTACATCCCGCAGCAGCAGGTGGCCGCCCGGGCCGGGTACGTGCCGCAGCCGCAACCCCAGCAGCCCCGTCCGGCCGCCATGGGCACGGGGTACGAGGCCATGCGCCCGGCGGCTCCGCGCCCGATGGCGCCGATGGCCCCCATGGCCCCCATGGCCCCCGTGGCGCCGATGACCCCCACGATGGCCCCCACCATGGCGCCGGTGGCGTCCGCGGCGGGCGTCCCCTCGTACGAGGACCCGTACGGGCGCCAGTACCAGCAGCGCGCCTACTGA
- a CDS encoding MOSC domain-containing protein produces the protein MPNLYVQSLHVHPVKSVAGAAPDEIVVEPWGPAGDRRWAVVDATGAVITQRQEARLALASASPLPGGGIELSGPGMPGLVVEVPEPGPLEPVVLFGKKVETVVAASAAAEWFTAYLGRPARLVHMDDPAVRRPVDPDYALPGETVSLADAYPLLLATSASLDALNELIAQGEHPEEGPLPMNRFRPNLVVGGPAAPWAEDGWRRIAIGDAVFRGVRECGRCIVTTTDQRTSERGREPLKTLARHRRIGKSLAFGRQLVPVVTGTVRVGDEVRVLE, from the coding sequence ATGCCGAACTTGTATGTCCAGTCGCTGCACGTCCACCCCGTCAAGTCGGTGGCGGGGGCCGCTCCCGACGAGATCGTCGTGGAGCCCTGGGGGCCGGCCGGGGACCGCCGCTGGGCCGTGGTCGACGCGACGGGCGCGGTCATCACCCAACGCCAGGAGGCGCGGCTGGCGTTGGCCTCGGCGAGCCCGCTGCCGGGCGGGGGGATAGAGCTGTCGGGACCGGGCATGCCCGGTCTCGTCGTGGAGGTTCCGGAGCCCGGACCGCTGGAGCCGGTCGTGCTCTTCGGCAAGAAGGTCGAGACGGTGGTCGCGGCGTCCGCCGCCGCCGAGTGGTTCACCGCCTACCTCGGCCGGCCCGCACGCCTCGTGCACATGGACGACCCGGCCGTCCGGCGGCCCGTGGACCCCGACTACGCCCTGCCCGGTGAGACCGTCAGCCTGGCCGACGCCTACCCCCTGCTGCTGGCCACCAGCGCCTCGCTGGACGCCCTCAACGAGCTGATCGCCCAGGGCGAGCACCCGGAGGAGGGCCCGCTGCCCATGAACCGCTTCCGGCCCAATCTGGTGGTCGGCGGTCCCGCCGCGCCCTGGGCCGAGGACGGCTGGCGGCGCATCGCGATCGGCGACGCGGTCTTCCGCGGGGTGCGCGAATGCGGCCGCTGCATCGTGACCACCACCGACCAGCGGACGTCCGAGCGCGGGCGGGAGCCGCTGAAGACCCTCGCCCGGCACCGGCGGATCGGGAAGTCGCTGGCCTTCGGACGCCAGCTGGTGCCGGTCGTCACGGGCACGGTCCGGGTGGGCGACGAGGTGCGCGTCCTGGAGTGA
- a CDS encoding ATP-binding protein — translation MNWLIHDYRESDLAAVVHLIDTTAELGQESVFSLAECISALTDRQPCVVAVHQGVPIGAALASVTGERAWVMRIAIASGWRGRGLASALLVELERRLIAARVGRIAYVLPEEDLLGEGLLNAGYTRQPAVAYFEKTEPLHGPAAGLLDDLGGRFLPNDLWVKVAGMETEKELIERRVVLPLAEPERAAAHGVRPPRAITLFGPPGTGKTTFARAIASRLGWPFVELLPSRLADEGNLAAALRVAFARIAELERVLVFIDEVEEIAPVRTEPAQPGGIHGVTNELLKLIPGFREGDERLLVCATNSIRSLDPAFLRPGRFDYLIPIGTPDAGARAAIWSRYTAGRTGVDVAALVAATELFTPADIEHAARIAAQVSFERDLESVGARGAAAAQPGAGTEDYLAAVAQCRPTVTPAMTGEFQADITAHARF, via the coding sequence GTGAACTGGCTCATCCACGACTACCGCGAGAGCGATCTCGCGGCGGTGGTCCATCTCATAGACACCACGGCCGAACTGGGCCAGGAGTCCGTCTTCTCGCTCGCCGAGTGCATCAGCGCGCTGACCGACCGGCAGCCCTGCGTCGTCGCCGTCCACCAGGGCGTCCCGATCGGCGCGGCCCTCGCCAGCGTCACCGGGGAGCGGGCCTGGGTGATGCGGATCGCCATCGCCTCCGGCTGGCGCGGCCGGGGCCTGGCCAGCGCGCTCCTCGTCGAACTGGAGCGGCGCCTGATCGCCGCCCGCGTCGGCCGGATCGCGTACGTGCTGCCCGAGGAGGACCTGCTCGGCGAGGGCCTGCTCAACGCCGGCTACACCCGGCAGCCCGCCGTCGCGTACTTCGAGAAGACCGAGCCCCTGCACGGCCCGGCGGCGGGCCTCCTCGACGACCTCGGCGGCCGCTTCCTGCCCAACGACCTGTGGGTCAAGGTCGCCGGCATGGAGACGGAGAAGGAGCTCATCGAACGCCGCGTGGTCCTCCCGCTCGCCGAACCGGAGCGGGCCGCCGCGCACGGGGTCCGGCCGCCGCGCGCGATCACCCTCTTCGGGCCGCCCGGCACCGGCAAGACCACCTTCGCCCGCGCCATCGCCTCCCGGCTGGGCTGGCCCTTCGTCGAGCTGCTGCCCTCCCGCCTCGCCGACGAGGGCAACCTCGCCGCCGCGCTGCGCGTCGCCTTCGCCCGCATCGCCGAGCTGGAGCGGGTCCTCGTCTTCATCGACGAGGTCGAGGAGATCGCACCCGTACGCACCGAACCGGCGCAGCCGGGCGGCATCCACGGCGTGACGAACGAGCTGCTCAAGCTGATCCCCGGCTTCCGGGAGGGCGACGAGCGGCTGCTGGTCTGCGCGACGAACTCCATCCGCTCCCTCGACCCGGCCTTCCTGCGGCCCGGCCGCTTCGACTACCTGATCCCCATCGGCACCCCCGACGCCGGGGCGCGCGCCGCCATCTGGTCGCGCTACACGGCCGGGCGGACCGGCGTGGACGTGGCCGCGCTGGTGGCGGCGACCGAGCTGTTCACCCCGGCCGACATCGAGCACGCCGCGCGGATCGCCGCGCAGGTGTCCTTCGAACGGGACCTGGAGTCGGTGGGCGCCCGCGGCGCGGCGGCCGCGCAGCCCGGCGCCGGCACGGAGGACTACCTGGCGGCCGTGGCGCAGTGCAGGCCCACGGTCACCCCCGCGATGACCGGCGAGTTCCAGGCGGACATCACCGCCCACGCGCGGTTCTAG